From one Acipenser ruthenus chromosome 21, fAciRut3.2 maternal haplotype, whole genome shotgun sequence genomic stretch:
- the LOC117428148 gene encoding ankyrin repeat domain-containing protein 13A-like → MCSADEDIRSKFPLHAMVWENDYRNLEKQLGKHNIEEVDPRGRTPLHLAVSLGHLESVRVLLRHSAEVTKENSKGWTVLQEAVSTGDPEMVQLVLQRRDYLKASTALGGVPELLCKIRESPDFYMEMKWEFTSWIPLVSRVCPSDVCRIWKKGASLRVDATLLAFENMSWIRGRRSYIFRGDDNCAELMEVNHDEEVVDTERFDISREMEVVTLDSMQPAEQEVAKRLTTAIVNTYLDTRHIAFERNKSGIWGWRSDKTETINGFEAKVFTVNNVNVVIRTRTEHLTEEEKARIKDQRNLLESLLGTVEQHVSAQGDLTMEFATATNPTAITPEEYFNPDFDLQDRDIGRPIELTIRTQKFKATLWMSEEHPLSLVEQVTPIIDLMARTSSHFARLKDFVTLKFPPGFPVKIEIPLFHVLNARITFGNVNKCSTGEPSESTPSTPSPTEAQEEGDSAAPASTVFQVCPTVFEVPARYRRRGGSRAAPVPNHDEELLQYAIQQSLLDSSNAAAGQETSWGDTNGMLSQTTFNSQYERTVQESRLTDLPFAGRPASMGPAPNSVSELKYAMELSARAQEEEERMRKEEEEELERILLLSLTEK, encoded by the exons atgtgttccGCAGACGAAGATATCAGGAGCAAGTTTCCACTTCATGCCATGGTCTGGGAAAACGACTACAGAAATTTGGAGAAACAGTTAGGCAAG CACAATATAGAGGAGGTTGACCCACGGGGTCGGACGCCCCTGCACCTCGCTGTGTCCTTGGGGCATTTGGAGTCTGTCAGGGTCCTTCTGAGGCACAGTGCTGAGGTAACCAAAGAGAACTCCAAAGGATGGACGG TGCTGCAGGAGGCGGTGAGCACTGGGGACCCAGAGATGGTGCAGCTGGTTCTGCAGAGACGGGACTACCTCAAAGCATCAACCGCCCTTGGAGGGGTGCCAGAACTGCTGTGCAAGATCCGGGAG tCTCCAGATTTCTACATGGAAATGAAGTGGGAGTTCACAAGTTGGA tccctctggtCTCCCGGGTGTGCCCCAGTGACGTGTGTCGGATCTGGAAGAAGGGCGCTAGCCTGCGGGTGGATGCCACCCTGCTGGCGTTCGAGAACATGAGCTGGATCAGGGGCCGGCGCAGCTACATTTTCAGAGGGGACG ATAATTGTGCCGAGCTGATGGAGGTGAATCACGACGAGGAAGTCGTGGACACTGAGCGCTTCGATATCTCCCGGGAGATGGAGGTCGTCACGCTGGACTCCATGCAGCCCGCCGAGCAGGAAGTGGCCAAGCGGCTGACCACGGCCATCGTCAACACATACCTGGACACACGGCACATTGCGTTCGAGAG aaataagTCAGGGATCTGGGGCTGGAGGAGTGACAAAACAGAGACTATCAATGGATTCGAAGCCAAG GTGTTCACCGTGAACAACGTCAATGTGGTGATTCGGACGAGGACAGAGCACCTCACTGAGGAGGAGAAAGCAAGGATCAAAG ATCAGAGGAACCTTCTGGAGTCTCTGCTGGGCACAGTGGAGCAGCATGTTAGCGCACAAGGG GACCTAACCATGGAATTCGCAACAGCAACCAACCCCACAGCTATAACCCCAGAGGAATATTTCAACCCCGACTTCGATCTCCAGGACCGAGACATCGGGCGGCCCATCGAGCTTACCATCAGAACTCAAAA GTTCAAAGCCACCCTGTGGATGAGCGAGGAGCACCCCCTGTCTCTGGTGGAGCAGGTGACCCCGATCATTGACCTGATGGCTCGGACCAGCTCTCACTTCGCCCGCTTGAAGGACTTCGTAACCCTGAAATTCCCCCCGGGCTTCCCAGTCAAGATTG AGATCCCGCTTTTCCATGTCCTGAACGCTCGGATCACATTTGGGAACGTGAACAAGTGCAGCACCGGAGAGCCGTCTGAATCCACTCCTTCCACTCCATCCCCAACCGAAGCCCAGGAAGAGGGAGACTCTGCAG CTCCGGCTAGCACTGTGTTCCAGGTGTGCCCCACTGTGTTTGAGGTGCCAGCGCGGTACCGCCGTCGGGGGGGCAGCAGGGCAGCGCCCGTCCCAAACCACGATGAGGAGCTGCTGCAGTATGCCATCCAGCAGAGTCTGCTGGACTCCAGCAACGCAGCAGCCGGCCAG GAGACCTCCTGGGGTGATACGAATGGGATGCTTTCACAGACGACGTTCAACAGCCAGTATGAAAG GACAGTCCAGGAGAGCCGGCTGACGGACCTGCCCTTTGCAGGACGTCCCGCCAGCATGGGGCCAGCACCCAATTCCGTTTCGGAGCTGAAGTACGCCATGGAGCTGTCGGCACGTGcccaagaggaggaggagaggatgaggaaggaggaagaggaggagctggaGAGAATCTTGCTGCTCTCACTAACTGagaaataa